The Pediococcus inopinatus genome has a window encoding:
- a CDS encoding glycosyltransferase family 8 protein — MENQTVPIFYAVDDNYAPYLAVSLASLVAHTSPDRHYQVIVLCDDLNTDNQGRLKAFETDNLKIQFVSINDRLKQEITDKNNKLRSDYFTFTIYFRLFIAELFPKLDKALYLDADTVVLKDVGELFDTQLGDNLVGAVPDHFVGQTPETIDYVEQAVGIDSQKYVCSGVLLMNLAEMRRLKFAEHFLQLLNKYHFKCLAPDQDYMNAIARNRIYYLNPSWHIQITTPQDVDPWLIHYNLFAKPWRYDDAPRQSYFWTYAKQTDYETMLKQQLADMNPKEVARDQKNQSDLIPLAVDIIKTPTTFYAMAKQGVKIAL, encoded by the coding sequence ATGGAAAATCAAACCGTGCCAATTTTTTACGCTGTCGATGACAATTATGCACCTTATCTGGCAGTTTCACTGGCTTCACTGGTCGCGCATACATCACCGGACAGGCATTACCAGGTGATTGTGTTGTGTGATGATCTCAATACCGACAATCAAGGGCGGCTTAAAGCCTTTGAAACGGACAACCTCAAAATTCAGTTTGTTTCAATTAATGACCGCTTGAAGCAAGAAATTACTGATAAGAATAACAAACTACGCAGTGACTACTTTACCTTTACAATTTATTTCCGGCTGTTTATTGCTGAATTGTTCCCCAAATTGGATAAGGCGCTCTACCTGGATGCGGACACGGTGGTTTTAAAGGACGTGGGTGAATTATTTGATACCCAGCTGGGGGATAACCTGGTTGGCGCAGTGCCGGATCACTTCGTCGGCCAAACTCCGGAAACGATTGACTATGTTGAACAAGCCGTTGGGATTGATTCACAGAAATACGTTTGTTCCGGCGTGTTGTTGATGAACCTGGCTGAAATGCGCCGTTTAAAATTCGCTGAACACTTTTTGCAGCTCTTGAACAAGTACCATTTCAAGTGTTTGGCCCCGGATCAGGACTACATGAATGCCATCGCGAGAAATCGAATTTATTATTTGAACCCGTCATGGCACATCCAAATCACCACGCCACAGGATGTTGACCCCTGGCTGATTCACTATAACTTATTTGCCAAGCCGTGGCGCTATGATGATGCCCCTCGACAAAGCTATTTTTGGACCTATGCCAAACAAACCGATTACGAGACCATGTTAAAACAGCAGCTCGCAGATATGAATCCTAAAGAAGTTGCCCGTGATCAGAAGAATCAGTCCGATTTGATTCCATTAGCCGTTGATATTATTAAGACCCCAACGACATTTTACGCCATGGCCAAGCAAGGAGTAAAAATTGCCCTATAA
- a CDS encoding lysophospholipid acyltransferase family protein, protein MPYNFYSLVGERDKVIQNIAENVRQGKFNQKVELHDPVLTLTEQHEVLDHFLKLHQTKRYHWRAAEVRSVMNMAARMMNPNLKVEGTDNLKALEWPAIITCNHFFSPIDNLLVRSALNQPDLSVVVQLTNLKMPGKLGFFMTYADTIPVSDSVNYMGKGFIALLQSSLARKQSILIYPEREMWFNYRKPRPLERGAYYYAVRLNVPIVSCFVSMVDAPTKSDPHGINYTVHVLPPIYPDAVEKSATSQREATEKMRQIDYQQKVAAYEKAYDRQFTKDFSPDDIAGHYQ, encoded by the coding sequence TTGCCCTATAACTTTTACTCCTTGGTTGGCGAGCGTGACAAAGTGATTCAAAACATTGCTGAAAACGTCCGTCAGGGAAAATTTAATCAAAAAGTCGAACTACATGATCCAGTACTGACACTTACCGAGCAGCATGAGGTGTTGGACCACTTCTTGAAGCTTCACCAAACTAAACGTTATCATTGGCGGGCAGCCGAAGTCCGGTCGGTCATGAATATGGCTGCGAGGATGATGAATCCCAATTTAAAAGTTGAGGGGACTGACAATTTAAAGGCATTGGAATGGCCGGCAATCATTACCTGTAACCACTTTTTTAGCCCGATTGACAACCTGCTGGTTCGATCAGCCCTGAATCAACCTGATTTGTCGGTTGTCGTTCAGCTCACCAACCTTAAAATGCCCGGGAAGCTGGGATTTTTTATGACATACGCTGATACGATACCTGTCAGCGACAGCGTCAATTACATGGGCAAGGGGTTTATTGCCCTTTTGCAAAGTAGCTTGGCACGCAAACAGTCAATTCTAATTTATCCGGAACGGGAAATGTGGTTCAACTATCGCAAACCGCGGCCGCTTGAACGGGGAGCGTACTACTACGCCGTTAGATTGAATGTGCCAATCGTGTCCTGCTTTGTTTCGATGGTTGACGCCCCGACCAAATCGGATCCGCATGGCATCAATTATACGGTCCATGTGTTACCGCCAATTTATCCGGATGCGGTCGAAAAGTCGGCCACATCACAGCGGGAAGCTACCGAAAAGATGCGCCAAATTGATTACCAACAAAAAGTTGCTGCCTATGAAAAGGCCTATGATCGTCAATTCACTAAGGATTTTAGTCCAGACGACATTGCTGGTCATTATCAATAA
- a CDS encoding type II toxin-antitoxin system YafQ family toxin, translated as MQIKQTKSFERELKKLVKKHFPITVLKPCLEAIVEQDVLVLKQIKDHALKGNWRGYREFHPARYGNYGKNYDNWIVIYQLDHDELILLLVATGSHEILNQ; from the coding sequence ATGCAAATTAAACAGACCAAATCTTTTGAACGTGAATTAAAAAAACTAGTCAAAAAACATTTCCCAATAACTGTCTTGAAGCCTTGTTTAGAAGCAATTGTTGAACAAGATGTACTTGTTTTGAAACAGATTAAAGATCATGCATTAAAAGGAAATTGGCGTGGCTATCGTGAATTTCACCCTGCCAGATATGGCAACTATGGTAAAAATTATGACAACTGGATTGTTATTTATCAGCTAGATCATGATGAATTGATTTTGTTATTGGTTGCAACTGGCTCCCATGAAATCTTGAATCAATAG
- a CDS encoding plasmid mobilization protein encodes MSNTIIKNKTISTRVTPDISERAKANLAKQGLTVSEYIRLSLVKAANNEVRLVSFLDSPEALAAKKEAETGQVKNMGSLTDFEDWIDKLDAN; translated from the coding sequence ATGAGTAATACTATTATTAAAAACAAGACAATTTCAACTCGTGTAACACCTGACATTAGTGAACGGGCTAAAGCTAATCTAGCAAAACAAGGGCTAACCGTTTCTGAGTATATACGCTTATCGTTAGTTAAAGCGGCCAATAATGAAGTTCGATTAGTCAGCTTTTTAGATTCTCCGGAAGCCTTAGCCGCTAAAAAAGAAGCAGAAACAGGGCAGGTCAAAAACATGGGTTCATTGACTGACTTTGAAGATTGGATCGATAAGTTAGATGCAAATTAA
- a CDS encoding site-specific integrase codes for MQQIVLPIKDSNVLKEVQDTLLNNFKAGRRNYTIFQVGKATLLRVSDVMGLKQADIFNPDGYIKQDAFIHDRKTGKPNTLYLKPVQTELLLYRQWLLDHKLESEWLFPSIQHPERHITEKQFYKIMSKVGDLLSINYLGTHTMRKTGAYRVYTQSNYNIGLVMHLLNHSSEAMTLAYLGLDQASTETMLDQIDFG; via the coding sequence ATGCAACAAATTGTCCTACCCATCAAAGATTCAAACGTTCTTAAAGAGGTTCAAGATACGTTACTCAATAACTTTAAAGCTGGCCGACGTAACTATACGATTTTTCAAGTTGGTAAAGCGACGCTACTGCGAGTGAGTGACGTTATGGGCTTAAAACAGGCCGATATTTTTAATCCGGACGGTTATATTAAACAAGATGCGTTCATTCACGACCGAAAAACAGGCAAGCCTAATACCTTGTACCTTAAACCAGTTCAAACAGAGCTTTTATTGTATCGTCAATGGCTGCTTGATCATAAACTAGAATCTGAATGGCTCTTTCCGTCCATTCAACACCCAGAACGGCATATTACGGAAAAACAGTTCTATAAAATCATGAGCAAAGTCGGCGATCTTTTAAGCATTAATTACCTTGGTACCCACACTATGCGCAAAACTGGGGCTTATCGCGTTTATACGCAATCCAATTACAATATTGGCTTAGTCATGCACTTATTAAATCATTCAAGTGAAGCCATGACTTTAGCTTATTTAGGCTTAGACCAAGCCAGTACCGAAACTATGTTAGATCAAATTGATTTTGGTTAG